In Ananas comosus cultivar F153 unplaced genomic scaffold, ASM154086v1, whole genome shotgun sequence, the following are encoded in one genomic region:
- the LOC109704845 gene encoding ena/VASP-like protein has protein sequence MDLTSRRRPRAATSWALSPPPPTPPAPSPPPPPPPSGVVAAAAHPSGSLAAAAAASLDSSVRVFDVDSNASIASLDVSPPLPRSGACSSTPSGGSGGAGTGVARGFVGLLAEVFPHRGGRRHLPGDREGHRGLHRRLS, from the exons CGGCGCCGCCCTCGCGCGGCCACGTCCTGGGCgttgtcgccgccgccgcccaccccTCCGgctccctcgccgccgccgccgccgcctccctcNGGCgttgtcgccgccgccgcccaccccTCCGgctccctcgccgccgccgccgccgcctccctcgaCAGCTCCGTCCGCGTCTTCGACGTCGACTCCAACGCCTCCATCGCCTCCCTCGACGTCTCCCCCCCTCTTCCGAGGTCTGGGGCTTGCAGTTCGACCCCAAG cggcggcagcggcggtgctGGCACCGGCGTCGCCCGCGGATTCGTAGGATTACTGGCGGAAGTTTTTCCGCACCGCGGCGGACGCCGACATCTTCCGGGTGATCGAGAAGGCCATCGCGGTCTCCATCGCAGACTTTCCTGA